One stretch of Siphonobacter curvatus DNA includes these proteins:
- the rimM gene encoding ribosome maturation factor RimM (Essential for efficient processing of 16S rRNA) codes for MNKEDCYELGRITKVHGLKGEVQLLFEVDDPFEYEDLDSVLLEVKGQLIPYFIEDLNIQSNKIIAKFEDITSIEKATPLVGAKLWLTLDNLPELDDDQFYFHDVIGYQVVDTNVGPLGTVREFASFSLQDLMVMDYEGKEVLIPVIDEIIGEADHEAKTLSVTLPEGLLDIYMSEAKDSEERDDADEEA; via the coding sequence ATGAACAAAGAAGATTGTTATGAATTAGGACGGATTACGAAAGTGCACGGCCTGAAAGGCGAAGTGCAGCTACTTTTTGAAGTAGATGATCCGTTTGAATACGAAGACCTCGATAGCGTGCTACTCGAAGTCAAAGGGCAACTGATTCCGTACTTTATTGAAGACCTCAATATCCAATCCAATAAAATCATTGCCAAATTTGAAGACATCACCTCCATCGAGAAAGCGACGCCGCTGGTAGGAGCCAAACTCTGGCTGACGCTGGATAACCTGCCGGAGCTGGACGACGATCAGTTTTACTTCCACGATGTGATTGGTTACCAAGTGGTTGATACTAACGTGGGGCCATTAGGAACGGTACGCGAATTTGCCAGCTTCTCGCTCCAGGACCTGATGGTGATGGATTATGAAGGCAAGGAGGTACTGATTCCCGTCATCGACGAAATCATCGGCGAGGCCGATCACGAGGCTAAAACCCTCAGCGTTACGCTTCCCGAGGGCTTACTCGATATTTACATGAGCGAAGCCAAAGATTCGGAAGAACGGGATGATGCGGACGAGGAAGCGTAG
- a CDS encoding 30S ribosomal protein S16: MVKIRLARRGRKKHAMYDVVVADARAPRDGRFIEKLGTYDPNTQPATIVLNETSAVKWLLNGAQPTDTARAILSYKGLMLKKHLQVGVNKGAISQEQADEKFASWKQTKDAQVTAATEGIAGKKADDKKARLEAESKVNAARAEALAKKNAPVVEEAPAEEAAAEEAPAAEGEATTTEAAE, translated from the coding sequence ATGGTTAAAATTCGCTTAGCCCGTCGCGGTCGCAAGAAACATGCTATGTACGATGTCGTTGTTGCTGACGCTCGTGCTCCTCGTGACGGTCGTTTCATCGAGAAACTGGGAACGTATGATCCTAACACCCAACCTGCTACCATCGTTCTGAACGAAACAAGTGCAGTAAAATGGTTGTTGAATGGTGCTCAGCCTACGGATACCGCTCGTGCGATTTTGTCGTACAAAGGTCTGATGCTGAAAAAACACCTTCAAGTGGGTGTGAACAAAGGAGCCATTTCTCAGGAGCAAGCTGATGAAAAATTTGCCAGCTGGAAGCAAACGAAAGATGCTCAGGTAACTGCAGCTACGGAAGGTATTGCTGGTAAAAAAGCTGATGACAAAAAAGCTCGTCTGGAAGCAGAATCTAAAGTAAATGCCGCTCGTGCAGAAGCTTTGGCGAAGAAAAATGCTCCGGTTGTAGAAGAAGCTCCCGCTGAAGAGGCTGCTGCTGAAGAAGCTCCTGCAGCTGAAGGTGAAGCTACGACTACTGAAGCAGCTGAATAA
- a CDS encoding DUF4403 family protein: MPDYLCRIPFSRSFWAAVGFVFLISLEGCRPKGSISSNPSAPKESYLYTKKQVESRRYLSTINLPVEISLSEVERQINANLTDLIYEDMSYEDQDDMMVRVWKRGTILVTPGASVNNESSLNLKVPLKIWIRARYSLLGLSTERELDFALDVRLSTRFSIAPNWEAHTTTKLEGYDWVTKPVLKLGPVSIPVAGIVGKALDSKKSTLEKGVDDAVAKNVEIKKYVVQAWNAALQPYQVSEQYRTWLKITPVGIQMAPFRTVGKTIQSTIGFQTYTETAFGDKPVVNAVNQVPNLKIGSAPSNEFKIGLVSELSHAEAERMVADTVVGQKFNYGKYAVEVTSIKLYGDANMLAIRAGLKGSLDGYIYFKGVPYYDPVTKSVTLKDLDYDLDTRSFLVKTANWVLQSKLRKSLQSALTFPVGEPIDEAKKQLQALLTNRQITKGVTLSGKIDAITPDQVYLTPGSIYAVVFAKGKVNLHVDGL, from the coding sequence ATGCCTGATTATTTGTGCCGTATTCCCTTTTCCCGTAGTTTTTGGGCGGCAGTTGGTTTTGTATTCTTGATTTCATTGGAGGGCTGTCGGCCGAAAGGTTCCATATCCAGCAATCCGTCAGCCCCTAAGGAATCGTATCTCTACACGAAAAAACAAGTGGAAAGTCGTCGGTACCTATCAACCATCAACCTTCCGGTTGAAATCTCTCTTTCAGAAGTCGAACGTCAGATCAATGCCAATCTTACGGACTTGATCTATGAAGATATGAGTTACGAAGATCAGGACGATATGATGGTTCGGGTCTGGAAACGTGGTACCATTCTGGTTACGCCGGGAGCCAGCGTCAATAATGAAAGTTCGCTGAATCTGAAGGTTCCTCTGAAAATCTGGATTCGGGCCCGATACAGTCTGCTTGGGCTTTCAACGGAACGAGAACTGGATTTTGCCCTGGACGTGCGGCTTTCTACCCGATTCTCGATTGCTCCCAACTGGGAAGCTCATACCACGACAAAACTCGAAGGCTACGATTGGGTAACAAAGCCGGTACTCAAACTAGGGCCCGTTTCCATTCCTGTTGCGGGAATCGTCGGCAAAGCTCTGGATTCGAAGAAATCCACGCTGGAAAAAGGGGTGGACGATGCCGTGGCTAAAAACGTTGAAATCAAGAAATACGTTGTTCAGGCCTGGAATGCGGCGTTGCAACCGTATCAGGTATCGGAGCAGTACCGTACCTGGCTGAAAATAACGCCGGTAGGCATTCAGATGGCTCCGTTCCGTACGGTGGGGAAAACGATTCAGTCAACCATTGGTTTTCAAACCTATACGGAAACGGCTTTTGGGGATAAACCCGTCGTAAACGCAGTCAATCAGGTACCGAATTTGAAGATTGGCTCTGCCCCCTCGAATGAATTTAAAATTGGCTTGGTGAGCGAACTCTCGCACGCCGAAGCCGAACGAATGGTAGCCGATACGGTAGTGGGACAGAAATTCAATTACGGTAAGTATGCCGTAGAAGTGACGTCCATCAAACTATACGGCGATGCGAACATGCTGGCAATACGGGCCGGACTGAAAGGCAGCCTTGACGGATATATTTACTTCAAAGGCGTACCGTATTACGATCCCGTCACCAAGTCGGTTACACTAAAAGACCTGGATTATGATCTGGATACGCGTAGTTTTCTGGTAAAAACCGCCAACTGGGTCTTGCAAAGTAAGCTACGCAAATCGCTGCAATCGGCCCTGACCTTCCCGGTTGGCGAACCCATTGACGAAGCAAAAAAGCAGTTACAGGCTCTATTGACCAATCGGCAAATTACGAAGGGTGTAACCTTATCCGGGAAAATTGATGCGATTACCCCCGATCAGGTTTACCTGACGCCTGGTTCGATTTACGCCGTAGTCTTTGCCAAGGGGAAAGTGAATTTGCACGTGGATGGACTGTAG
- a CDS encoding tetratricopeptide repeat-containing sensor histidine kinase has translation MRTLFLLTLTGLLVLSREGEAQTHESAITKARTELAALPQSPSGTNYSPQALELYDKLTNLYIAYADSYDGQDRTLDSAQYFVNHYLETAQALQIELAEADALTLKGKVAHLRMQYRESYVANYQAYHIYSQYPVERCRYLYECLKRMGRIQYNTLEDYEKAMGYFMVGEKIAKTRQDRSFMLRQIGLCYLKLENYSQARQYLYKSLALAQTSTYEKAMTLNFLGESYIKSGDTTRGEAMIQRAIRLDSSTVTRSAGHLLLAKLNLDRKETEQIIMNAQLALRYASLENNNLSDRAEAWQYLYEAYKQRGDYAKALTYYERYKATADSLPKSKGMQDYYQIMVELKREKLAEKEEEANFQRKYKLWITIIAGLLLLIGAGLVWLNQSVRRKQRKIEAQNREIEQLNETLEIRVQERTAELQKANRELVQKNREISEALLIGQTMERKRVAAELHDNLGGLLAAARMTIQALNPEHLSSQEKVIYDDVLAMMKHAYEEIRFISHNMLPVELEKYGLEAGLKRLVLIMNNSRSQTQFTLRVSGLEERLSQDIEFNVYNICLELCNNILKHAKALLAEIVVEKKEDTLQVTVTDDGVGFEADQLPEGMGLRNIRERAEAIGGTLDIHSAPQKGTHVVLAVTV, from the coding sequence ATGCGAACGCTTTTCCTACTGACGCTTACCGGACTGTTAGTATTGAGCCGGGAAGGGGAGGCCCAAACGCATGAATCCGCTATCACGAAAGCTCGTACTGAGTTGGCGGCTCTTCCCCAAAGTCCATCAGGTACCAATTATTCTCCCCAAGCACTCGAGCTGTACGATAAACTGACCAATCTGTACATTGCCTATGCGGATAGCTATGATGGTCAGGATCGTACGCTGGATTCTGCTCAGTACTTCGTCAATCATTATTTAGAAACGGCTCAGGCTCTGCAAATCGAACTGGCAGAGGCAGATGCCCTGACGCTGAAGGGAAAGGTGGCTCACCTCAGGATGCAATACCGGGAATCGTACGTAGCGAATTATCAGGCGTATCACATTTATTCCCAGTATCCCGTGGAGCGGTGCCGCTATCTGTATGAATGCCTGAAACGCATGGGACGGATTCAGTATAACACGCTGGAAGATTATGAAAAAGCCATGGGCTATTTTATGGTCGGGGAAAAAATTGCTAAAACTCGGCAGGATCGGTCGTTTATGCTTCGGCAGATTGGTCTGTGTTACCTGAAACTTGAAAACTATTCGCAGGCCCGCCAATACCTGTATAAATCACTCGCCTTAGCCCAGACCTCTACTTACGAAAAGGCGATGACTTTGAATTTTCTGGGTGAAAGCTATATCAAGTCTGGCGATACAACACGGGGTGAAGCGATGATTCAGCGGGCGATTCGACTGGATAGTAGTACCGTAACCCGTTCGGCCGGGCACTTATTGTTAGCGAAGCTGAACCTGGATCGTAAAGAGACAGAGCAAATCATTATGAATGCCCAGTTGGCCCTTCGATACGCTTCTTTAGAAAACAATAATCTATCGGATCGGGCGGAAGCCTGGCAATATCTTTATGAAGCGTACAAGCAGCGAGGAGATTACGCGAAAGCATTAACGTATTACGAACGGTACAAAGCAACGGCCGATAGTTTGCCCAAAAGCAAGGGTATGCAGGATTACTATCAGATTATGGTAGAACTGAAACGAGAAAAGCTGGCCGAGAAAGAGGAGGAGGCCAATTTCCAACGAAAGTACAAACTATGGATTACGATAATAGCCGGATTACTATTACTCATTGGGGCAGGATTGGTGTGGCTCAATCAGTCGGTACGACGGAAGCAGCGAAAAATTGAGGCCCAGAACAGAGAAATTGAACAGTTAAACGAAACCTTGGAAATCCGAGTACAGGAGCGTACGGCCGAATTACAGAAAGCCAACCGGGAGTTAGTCCAGAAAAACCGGGAGATCTCGGAAGCCCTACTGATTGGGCAGACGATGGAACGTAAACGCGTAGCGGCGGAATTACACGATAACCTGGGTGGGTTATTAGCAGCGGCCCGCATGACCATTCAGGCCCTGAATCCAGAACATTTGAGTTCGCAGGAAAAGGTCATTTACGACGATGTATTGGCCATGATGAAGCACGCGTACGAAGAAATTCGGTTCATCTCCCATAACATGCTACCCGTCGAACTCGAAAAGTACGGCTTGGAAGCAGGGTTAAAACGACTGGTACTCATTATGAATAACAGTCGTAGTCAAACCCAGTTTACGCTGCGAGTAAGTGGCTTGGAGGAACGGCTTTCGCAAGACATTGAATTCAATGTGTATAACATCTGTCTGGAACTCTGTAATAACATTCTGAAACACGCTAAAGCTCTGTTAGCTGAGATCGTTGTAGAGAAAAAGGAGGATACTTTACAGGTTACCGTGACCGACGATGGTGTTGGTTTTGAGGCCGATCAGTTGCCAGAGGGGATGGGCCTACGGAACATCCGCGAACGGGCCGAAGCCATTGGCGGAACCCTTGACATTCATTCCGCTCCTCAAAAAGGAACCCACGTTGTTCTGGCAGTAACCGTGTGA
- a CDS encoding Smr/MutS family protein, with the protein MNIGDRVRLVHGREEGIITKFLPGDLVEVEIEAGFRIPVQRREVSLISPEEKNRFRAVPASETPKAPSSSEVFANQGLYLAFVPVNDRELSMYIINNTDWDVPFSLINGSEPHFKSLGSGLLKARSSQKTGDWQVKDFENWGVFTVQALFSRLAFRNVRPPLEKKIRFRANSFFKTKQRIPVLDQVGHLFQVDDEAIQPEKIKESLTERKVEEPKPVIEKPETTVDLHIEKLTRHFLAMNTSEMLELQLKTFNTALENAIAHGLDEIIFIHGVGNGTLRTEIHRKLGRHPHVAFFADAQKEKFGYGATRVKIK; encoded by the coding sequence ATGAATATTGGAGACCGCGTTCGGCTGGTACACGGCCGTGAAGAGGGCATTATCACCAAATTTTTACCCGGTGATTTAGTAGAAGTAGAAATTGAGGCTGGGTTTCGTATTCCGGTGCAACGGCGGGAAGTTTCACTGATTTCACCCGAGGAGAAAAATCGTTTTCGGGCTGTACCCGCCAGCGAAACGCCCAAAGCTCCCTCCTCTTCGGAGGTGTTTGCCAATCAGGGTTTGTATCTGGCTTTTGTTCCGGTTAACGATCGGGAACTGTCGATGTACATCATTAATAATACTGACTGGGACGTACCCTTTTCACTCATTAATGGATCAGAGCCGCATTTTAAAAGTCTAGGATCGGGCTTATTAAAAGCCCGTAGCAGTCAAAAAACGGGTGACTGGCAAGTCAAAGACTTTGAAAACTGGGGCGTATTCACGGTTCAGGCTTTATTCTCCCGGCTGGCCTTCCGGAATGTACGTCCACCGCTGGAAAAGAAAATTCGCTTCCGAGCCAATTCGTTTTTCAAAACCAAACAACGCATTCCTGTACTCGATCAGGTCGGGCATCTGTTTCAGGTAGACGATGAAGCGATTCAACCGGAAAAAATCAAGGAAAGCCTAACGGAGCGAAAAGTGGAGGAGCCAAAGCCGGTCATAGAGAAGCCCGAAACTACGGTGGATCTGCACATTGAGAAGCTCACGCGGCATTTTCTGGCGATGAATACCAGTGAGATGCTGGAACTTCAACTCAAGACATTCAATACGGCTCTGGAAAACGCCATTGCCCACGGACTGGATGAAATCATTTTCATTCACGGTGTTGGGAACGGTACGCTGCGTACGGAAATCCACCGCAAACTGGGCAGGCATCCACACGTCGCTTTCTTCGCGGACGCTCAGAAAGAAAAATTTGGCTACGGAGCAACGCGGGTGAAAATTAAGTAA
- the trmD gene encoding tRNA (guanosine(37)-N1)-methyltransferase TrmD, translating into MRLDIISAVPELLDSFFQNSIVKRAQDKGHVEVHIHNLHDYGIGKYKQIDDYPFGGGAGMVLMIEPIAQLIRQLQAERTYDEIIYTAPDGERFNQKTANTLSMAENLIILCGHYKGIDERLREIFVTKEISIGDYVLSGGELAASVISDAIIRLLPGVLGDETSALTDSFQDNLLAPPVYTRPSEWEGHRVPDILLSGHDAKIQDWRHEQAVERTQQRRPDLLS; encoded by the coding sequence ATGCGTTTAGATATTATTAGTGCCGTACCGGAATTGTTGGATAGTTTTTTCCAGAACTCGATTGTTAAACGGGCTCAGGACAAAGGCCACGTGGAAGTTCACATTCATAACCTGCACGATTACGGCATTGGTAAGTACAAACAGATTGACGATTATCCCTTTGGAGGCGGTGCCGGCATGGTTTTGATGATCGAGCCAATTGCTCAGTTGATTCGCCAGCTCCAGGCCGAACGCACCTACGACGAAATCATTTATACCGCTCCGGACGGCGAACGTTTTAATCAGAAAACGGCGAATACGCTTTCTATGGCCGAAAATCTGATCATCCTTTGTGGTCATTACAAAGGCATCGACGAACGGTTGCGGGAGATTTTCGTGACGAAGGAAATCAGTATTGGCGATTACGTACTGTCGGGCGGAGAACTCGCCGCCTCGGTTATTTCAGATGCGATTATTCGTTTGCTGCCCGGCGTACTGGGGGACGAAACTTCGGCTCTGACGGATTCATTTCAGGATAATCTGCTCGCTCCGCCCGTGTATACGCGGCCTTCGGAGTGGGAAGGACATAGAGTTCCGGACATCCTACTCTCCGGTCACGACGCCAAAATTCAGGACTGGCGACACGAACAGGCCGTCGAACGCACCCAGCAACGACGCCC
- a CDS encoding OmpA family protein, with amino-acid sequence MKRSLLSIFLVSISLGSLWAQTPDKKYQTPMTLEEQNQQKVLAEAESKRLRRSYEGFNKMHTWSVTAHGGISKFYGDLQTGNFFSTGPGEKTPFFGGLSVNKQLTHLLGVSANFGFGQLSGSKDRFVYIDPLNPSAGLSYGPSYFFSDIMQAGLNADINLKSLFFGTKKLRRLKVDFIAGVGYMYYRTKVYSIRNFEYENSLGEPKTYAAKELVRFSNGPFSSTTAGGWTGSGSKYTRDLVIPTGIRVLYEWSNRLDIGIHYMLNHTFTEKLDMTLGGYDNSLPSEIYASPNGNNSFRRGDSAYDKYGTLAFEITYKFGKRASQVSDQGKYSTKKGEMYHLRWTDPKDLIPAPYNPTVDTALARVKAIMPGEVDPRLYTDSDGDGVADLYDQEPNTPANSIVSGSGVAMNLQQLLQPFVDAKTPKETCTQIFGNVEFRTDQATIQPEAKRLLDDVISYLNNATECRVVVVGHTDRRASDSYNMKLSRRRTQAVKKYLTRYGLKDPSRVTIEWYGEFRPIAPNDKPNAGMQRNRRVELRILPLNNWKNYPGN; translated from the coding sequence ATGAAACGAAGCCTTCTGTCTATCTTTCTCGTTAGCATAAGTTTGGGGTCGCTCTGGGCCCAAACTCCCGATAAAAAATATCAAACTCCGATGACGCTGGAGGAACAAAACCAGCAGAAAGTACTGGCCGAAGCCGAAAGCAAACGGTTACGTCGTTCGTACGAGGGGTTCAATAAAATGCATACGTGGTCGGTAACCGCTCACGGGGGCATCAGCAAATTCTACGGAGATTTACAAACGGGTAACTTTTTCTCAACGGGGCCCGGGGAAAAAACACCCTTTTTCGGTGGACTTTCGGTCAACAAACAACTGACGCATTTACTCGGTGTTTCGGCCAATTTTGGCTTCGGACAACTCAGTGGTAGCAAGGACCGATTCGTCTACATCGACCCACTTAATCCTTCAGCGGGTCTCTCCTATGGTCCGAGCTACTTCTTTTCGGATATTATGCAGGCCGGATTGAACGCCGACATTAACTTGAAATCCCTGTTTTTTGGTACCAAGAAACTTCGCCGCCTGAAGGTAGATTTTATTGCGGGCGTCGGGTATATGTACTACCGGACCAAGGTTTATTCCATCCGGAATTTTGAATACGAAAACTCGCTGGGCGAACCCAAAACGTATGCCGCGAAAGAACTGGTACGTTTCTCGAACGGACCGTTCAGTTCGACCACCGCGGGCGGCTGGACGGGTAGCGGCTCGAAATACACGCGTGATCTGGTCATTCCTACGGGCATTCGGGTCTTGTACGAGTGGTCCAATCGGCTGGATATAGGTATTCACTATATGCTGAATCATACCTTCACCGAAAAGCTGGATATGACCCTGGGCGGCTACGACAACTCGCTTCCCAGCGAAATCTACGCCTCACCCAATGGCAATAACTCTTTCCGTCGTGGTGATTCGGCCTATGATAAATACGGTACGCTGGCTTTTGAAATTACGTATAAGTTCGGAAAGCGGGCTTCGCAGGTAAGCGATCAGGGCAAATACTCCACGAAGAAAGGAGAAATGTATCATCTCCGCTGGACCGACCCGAAAGACCTGATTCCGGCTCCTTACAACCCAACGGTTGATACCGCTCTGGCCCGGGTTAAAGCAATTATGCCGGGTGAAGTGGATCCGCGTTTGTATACGGACTCCGATGGGGATGGCGTAGCGGATTTATACGATCAGGAACCCAATACGCCCGCGAACAGTATCGTGTCGGGTTCGGGCGTGGCGATGAATTTACAGCAATTGCTGCAACCTTTCGTAGATGCTAAAACGCCGAAAGAAACCTGCACGCAGATTTTCGGTAACGTAGAATTCAGAACCGATCAGGCCACGATTCAGCCCGAAGCTAAACGCCTGTTGGACGATGTTATCTCCTACCTCAACAACGCCACGGAATGCCGCGTCGTAGTAGTAGGTCACACGGACCGCCGGGCATCGGATTCGTACAATATGAAGCTGTCGAGAAGACGTACACAAGCCGTTAAAAAATACCTGACGCGGTATGGTTTGAAAGATCCCAGCCGGGTGACGATCGAATGGTACGGTGAATTCCGGCCCATCGCCCCGAATGACAAGCCCAACGCAGGGATGCAACGCAACCGCCGCGTAGAGCTACGGATCTTACCGCTGAATAACTGGAAGAATTACCCAGGAAATTAA
- the fabG gene encoding 3-oxoacyl-[acyl-carrier-protein] reductase → MPLLQGKVALVTGASRGIGRAIATRFAQEGASVAFTYLSSVEKGQALEAELAALGVKAKGYRSDASDYKAAEELITQVIADFGTLDVLVNNAGITRDGLLMRMTEEAWDEVIRVNLKSVFNLTKAATRPMMKAKSGSIINLTSIVGVRGNAGQANYAASKAGIIGFTKSVALELASRNVRSNAIAPGFIITEMTGEVSEKAVEEWMNSIPMKRGGQPEEIADACIFLASDMSKYITGQVLQVNGGLLT, encoded by the coding sequence ATGCCTTTATTACAAGGAAAAGTCGCCCTGGTTACGGGTGCTTCCCGGGGGATTGGCCGGGCCATTGCCACTCGCTTTGCTCAGGAAGGGGCTTCCGTTGCCTTTACGTATCTGTCGAGTGTTGAAAAAGGTCAGGCTCTGGAAGCAGAATTAGCCGCTTTGGGCGTTAAAGCCAAAGGGTACCGTTCGGATGCCTCCGACTATAAAGCCGCCGAAGAGCTGATTACACAAGTCATTGCTGATTTTGGTACGCTGGACGTGCTGGTCAACAATGCTGGTATCACCCGGGACGGCCTGCTGATGCGGATGACGGAAGAAGCCTGGGACGAAGTAATTCGGGTAAACCTGAAGTCGGTATTCAACCTGACCAAAGCGGCCACTCGCCCCATGATGAAGGCGAAAAGTGGTTCGATCATTAACCTGACGTCTATTGTAGGCGTGCGGGGTAATGCGGGTCAGGCTAACTATGCTGCCTCCAAAGCGGGTATTATTGGTTTTACGAAATCCGTAGCCTTGGAATTGGCGAGCCGCAATGTACGTTCCAACGCCATTGCACCGGGTTTTATCATTACTGAAATGACGGGCGAAGTAAGCGAAAAGGCCGTAGAAGAATGGATGAATTCAATTCCCATGAAACGCGGTGGTCAGCCCGAAGAGATAGCCGATGCCTGTATATTCCTGGCTTCGGATATGTCTAAATACATCACGGGTCAGGTACTCCAGGTAAATGGGGGACTGCTGACCTAA